The following proteins come from a genomic window of Halomarina ordinaria:
- a CDS encoding Na+/H+ antiporter NhaC family protein, with protein MATDPESADIGDELREGSEAREGPRIQFYGGPLMSALPIAFFIVWAVFQSGLLGIGDTTGLVVGMLIGLILGMFFVRGSWRDYANTIFEGMTRRVAATAIVAWLWAGMFAQVLQDGGFVDGLVWAADAASIGAALFPAVTFVLAALLATGIGTGYGTTVAFSGLFFPAGLLLGANPVLLFGAILSGAVFGDNLAPVSDTTIVSAVTQDSDIGGVVASRFKYAIAAAIMAFAAYLVAGSVMPGIDVGGDSAQLLAENSNPLGLVHLLSIAVVLVTAIAGRHIVEAISWGIVTAVVVNLLLGLAPIDSVLVFNASENGALAQELAWLPFVEVMAADADTVNTVGGSLYDGAFGFFPLIVLTLLIVSGAQIMIRGGGFEAIQDWLLNRVATSVRRTELTMVLGTAMVNAMITINTAAEIAIAPYIARLGERFNINGYRRANILDANTSALGYIFPWAGGVLVGYVTITQLPGEYDWFTQAMVVNPVEVWPFVFHGWLLVGVFLFAALTGYGREYVTDRESGEVARV; from the coding sequence ATGGCAACAGACCCGGAATCGGCAGACATCGGCGACGAACTGCGCGAGGGGAGCGAGGCCCGGGAGGGACCCCGAATCCAGTTCTACGGCGGCCCCCTGATGAGCGCGCTCCCCATCGCGTTCTTCATCGTCTGGGCCGTCTTCCAGAGCGGCCTGCTGGGTATCGGTGACACGACCGGTCTCGTCGTCGGGATGCTCATCGGCCTCATCCTCGGGATGTTCTTCGTCCGGGGGTCGTGGCGAGACTACGCGAACACCATCTTCGAGGGGATGACCCGCCGGGTCGCGGCGACGGCCATCGTCGCGTGGCTGTGGGCGGGCATGTTCGCGCAGGTACTCCAGGACGGCGGGTTCGTCGACGGCCTCGTCTGGGCCGCCGACGCAGCGAGTATCGGTGCGGCGCTGTTCCCCGCCGTCACGTTCGTGTTGGCGGCGCTGCTCGCCACCGGCATCGGGACGGGGTACGGGACGACGGTGGCCTTCTCGGGGCTGTTCTTCCCGGCGGGCCTCCTCCTCGGCGCGAACCCCGTCCTCCTGTTCGGTGCCATCCTCTCGGGGGCGGTGTTCGGCGACAACCTCGCACCCGTCAGCGACACCACCATCGTCAGCGCGGTGACGCAGGACTCCGACATCGGCGGGGTCGTCGCATCGCGGTTCAAGTACGCCATCGCGGCCGCCATCATGGCGTTCGCCGCCTACCTCGTCGCCGGGAGCGTCATGCCCGGTATCGACGTCGGCGGGGACAGCGCACAGTTGCTGGCGGAGAACAGCAACCCGCTCGGCCTCGTCCACCTGCTGTCCATCGCCGTCGTGCTCGTGACGGCCATCGCCGGCCGGCACATCGTCGAGGCCATCTCGTGGGGTATCGTCACGGCCGTCGTCGTCAACCTCCTGCTGGGGCTGGCACCCATCGACTCGGTACTGGTGTTCAACGCCAGCGAGAACGGCGCGCTCGCCCAGGAACTGGCGTGGCTCCCGTTCGTCGAGGTGATGGCGGCCGACGCCGACACGGTCAACACCGTCGGCGGCAGCCTCTACGACGGTGCGTTCGGCTTCTTCCCGCTCATCGTGCTCACGCTGCTCATCGTCTCGGGGGCGCAGATAATGATTCGCGGGGGCGGCTTCGAGGCCATCCAGGACTGGCTGCTCAACCGCGTGGCCACCTCCGTCCGGCGGACCGAACTGACGATGGTCCTCGGGACGGCGATGGTCAACGCGATGATCACCATCAACACCGCCGCCGAGATCGCCATCGCGCCGTACATCGCGCGCCTCGGCGAGCGGTTCAACATCAACGGCTACCGGCGGGCGAACATCCTCGACGCCAACACCTCGGCGCTCGGCTACATCTTCCCGTGGGCCGGGGGCGTCCTCGTCGGCTACGTCACCATCACGCAACTGCCCGGCGAGTACGACTGGTTCACGCAGGCGATGGTCGTCAACCCCGTCGAGGTGTGGCCGTTCGTCTTCCACGGCTGGCTGCTCGTCGGCGTGTTCCTCTTCGCGGCCCTCACCGGCTACGGCCGCGAGTACGTCACCGACCGCGAGAGCGGGGAGGTGGCCCGCGTATGA
- a CDS encoding DUF7513 family protein, with translation MSVGSYLRGLFRTSTPAFEEGQELSVFVTGYRDGTAVARIGDTVIRVPDAPNGALDKRVLVRVTEFDAGDSTGRAEYLETVGESAF, from the coding sequence ATGAGCGTCGGTTCGTACCTCCGGGGGCTCTTCCGGACGTCGACGCCGGCGTTCGAGGAGGGACAGGAGCTGTCGGTGTTCGTCACCGGCTACCGGGACGGGACGGCCGTCGCCCGCATCGGCGACACCGTCATCCGCGTGCCGGACGCGCCGAACGGGGCGCTCGACAAACGCGTCCTCGTCCGGGTCACCGAGTTCGACGCCGGGGACTCGACCGGGCGGGCGGAGTATCTCGAGACGGTCGGCGAGAGCGCGTTCTGA
- a CDS encoding uS10/mL48 family ribosomal protein: MTFVTTLTLTSGNRHVLEDVVGDIKTTAERKGAELKGPHPAPPADYRVPLSKRLDDGDSFDPWEYTVYKRTVRIVGHDGFARQASQREFPDDVHVEVEVEQVTNAGR; this comes from the coding sequence ATGACGTTCGTCACCACCCTCACCCTCACCAGCGGGAACCGTCACGTCCTCGAGGACGTCGTCGGCGACATCAAGACCACCGCCGAGCGAAAGGGCGCCGAGTTGAAGGGGCCACACCCCGCACCGCCGGCGGACTATCGCGTCCCGCTGTCGAAACGCCTCGACGACGGCGACTCCTTCGACCCCTGGGAGTACACCGTCTACAAGCGGACCGTCCGCATCGTCGGCCACGACGGCTTCGCCCGCCAGGCCTCCCAGCGCGAGTTCCCCGACGACGTCCACGTCGAAGTCGAGGTCGAACAGGTCACCAACGCCGGGCGCTGA
- a CDS encoding bis(5'-nucleosyl)-tetraphosphatase: protein MIEATSSGAILFRDTRGRREYLLLKSRTGDWEFPKGGVEGKEELQQTAIREIAEEAGIEDIRLIDGFREDYDYIFEANGNTIHKTVHLFIAKSFEASAELSTEHRDLQWRDYEQAVNTITQDGPRDILKEAHEFLDNGGLDG, encoded by the coding sequence ATGATAGAGGCCACGAGTTCAGGAGCGATCCTGTTCCGCGATACGCGTGGCCGTCGCGAGTACCTCCTCCTCAAGAGCCGCACGGGGGACTGGGAGTTCCCCAAGGGCGGCGTGGAGGGGAAAGAGGAGCTTCAGCAGACGGCCATCCGGGAGATAGCAGAGGAGGCCGGTATCGAGGACATCCGACTCATCGACGGCTTCAGAGAGGACTACGACTACATCTTCGAGGCGAACGGGAACACCATCCACAAGACGGTCCACCTGTTCATCGCGAAGTCCTTCGAGGCGAGCGCCGAGCTCTCGACGGAACACCGCGACCTGCAGTGGCGCGACTACGAACAGGCGGTCAACACCATCACGCAGGACGGCCCCCGTGACATCCTGAAGGAGGCCCACGAGTTCCTCGACAACGGCGGCCTCGACGGCTGA
- a CDS encoding DUF5787 family protein, producing the protein MTVSAREFTFELRVCQWAERNWPPGDDPGAGTTSLVARQLGTRGRRWDTLVLECDRDALAARGVFGPERLSSDLLHVVRHAPREWAYYREALPDPGYPWRYVREAVHEADSRGIVETRRRGGRIECRRRWFYPDWCERIVAIENKPDLDASAARALADQLERDVALGLADEVWVATRATGEGVEPALLERLPVEAGILTVGEEGVSVAWHPRTLAVSEPGTRILDRPSGGPGDRSAARFEYVDPAWKRAKRREIAERAYERGWRSYVDTMRPDCRYFELRRDGGDVLPWCAAKGRSQTARECSGRCPEFEPEPPAWRTRGWPITGGPGKGFRRLLDRQRARERRVD; encoded by the coding sequence CTGACCGTGTCGGCTCGGGAGTTCACGTTCGAACTCCGGGTCTGCCAGTGGGCCGAGCGCAACTGGCCCCCCGGGGACGACCCCGGAGCGGGCACCACCAGCCTCGTCGCCCGGCAACTCGGCACCCGGGGGCGTCGCTGGGACACGCTCGTCCTTGAGTGCGACCGCGACGCCCTCGCCGCCAGAGGCGTCTTCGGTCCCGAGCGCCTGAGCAGCGACCTCCTGCACGTCGTCCGTCACGCGCCCCGCGAGTGGGCGTACTACCGCGAGGCGCTCCCCGACCCCGGTTACCCCTGGCGCTACGTCCGCGAGGCGGTCCACGAGGCCGACAGTCGGGGTATCGTCGAGACGCGCCGGCGCGGCGGGCGCATCGAGTGTCGCCGCAGGTGGTTCTACCCCGACTGGTGCGAGCGCATCGTCGCCATCGAGAACAAACCCGACCTGGACGCCAGCGCCGCGCGGGCGCTCGCCGACCAGCTGGAGCGGGACGTGGCGCTCGGCCTGGCCGACGAGGTGTGGGTGGCGACGCGCGCGACCGGCGAAGGGGTGGAACCGGCGCTGCTCGAACGCCTCCCGGTCGAGGCGGGTATCCTCACCGTCGGTGAGGAGGGCGTCTCGGTAGCGTGGCACCCCCGTACCCTCGCCGTCTCGGAACCGGGGACGCGCATCCTCGACCGGCCGTCCGGGGGGCCGGGCGACCGCTCGGCCGCCCGCTTCGAGTACGTCGACCCGGCGTGGAAGCGCGCGAAGCGCCGCGAGATAGCCGAGCGCGCCTACGAGCGCGGGTGGCGCTCGTACGTCGATACCATGCGTCCGGACTGTCGGTACTTCGAGTTGCGCCGCGACGGGGGGGACGTCCTCCCGTGGTGCGCGGCGAAGGGGCGCAGTCAGACCGCCCGGGAGTGTTCGGGGCGGTGTCCCGAGTTCGAACCCGAACCGCCCGCCTGGCGGACCCGCGGGTGGCCGATAACGGGCGGCCCGGGGAAGGGGTTCAGACGCCTGCTGGACCGCCAGCGCGCGCGCGAGCGGCGCGTCGACTAG
- a CDS encoding DUF5797 family protein, with translation MTLSEQAKERLRDVVDLQPTKNGELQDRWEMESGSEVHRYLESELKEYYFRDENSLIRATAEASELLGLDPSDEAIRVPDLQVRITEVLAGPDDDPESVVSVLHKVRDAGVEAADVDDVRSGLRSLQDKGVVEMVRQTVPTFRLAVPRSELAVESIDDS, from the coding sequence GTGACACTCTCTGAGCAGGCGAAAGAGAGGCTACGCGACGTCGTCGACCTCCAGCCGACGAAGAACGGCGAGCTACAGGACCGCTGGGAGATGGAGAGCGGCAGCGAGGTCCACCGATACCTCGAATCGGAACTGAAGGAGTACTACTTCCGCGACGAGAACAGCCTCATCCGCGCGACGGCGGAGGCCTCCGAACTGCTCGGCCTCGACCCGAGCGACGAGGCCATCCGCGTTCCCGACCTTCAGGTGCGCATCACCGAGGTCCTCGCCGGTCCCGACGACGACCCCGAGAGCGTCGTCTCCGTCCTCCACAAGGTCCGCGACGCGGGCGTCGAGGCGGCGGACGTCGACGACGTGCGCTCCGGCCTGCGGAGCCTCCAGGACAAGGGCGTCGTCGAGATGGTCCGACAGACCGTCCCGACCTTCCGGCTCGCGGTCCCCCGGTCGGAACTCGCCGTCGAATCCATCGACGACTCGTGA
- a CDS encoding geranylgeranyl reductase family protein produces MSTHERDDDASGASGGRTRTHDVVVVGAGTGGCYAAATVARAGYDVVVLERKTAEEAGHIACGDALKGAANFPDVIPKSQIESAFTNTVVDHGRFEIPAENAVLDIPVPGELAVIDRYEYGRRIIEGAERTGVEFHYDTVVKDVHQRGDGRVTGVSAIRKGDPVTYEGDVVVDGAGALSLLQDKADFGHATFDTNVRYSQFASAYREIVEVDEPVEWHDALVFKPTKRAAGYLWYFPRTPTEINVGLGFQMNEQPMKLVQDLREDLQNRPEFENARVLDKLGAALPTRRTYDSAVAPGFVAVGDAAAHVNPTTGGGIAGAAYAGKYAGEQVIEALETGDPSEETLWRYNSRVMDHYGGRYAALDVYNIFSTAYDLDDLMGLLAALPGEELSEALYSGTAGVGPGLAVRTLWKSRGHWDTLVDLYRTKRLADRLLRHYERYPDSPEGFPLWRVKRDRIMDDIYATIDAEAKY; encoded by the coding sequence ATGAGCACACACGAGCGCGACGACGACGCGTCGGGTGCGTCCGGCGGTCGGACGCGGACGCACGACGTCGTCGTCGTCGGCGCGGGGACCGGGGGGTGCTACGCCGCGGCGACCGTCGCCAGGGCCGGGTACGACGTCGTCGTCCTCGAACGCAAGACCGCGGAGGAGGCCGGCCACATCGCCTGCGGCGACGCGCTCAAGGGGGCGGCGAACTTCCCCGACGTCATCCCGAAGTCGCAGATAGAGTCGGCGTTCACCAACACGGTGGTCGACCACGGGCGCTTCGAGATACCGGCCGAGAACGCCGTCCTCGACATCCCCGTCCCCGGCGAACTCGCCGTCATCGACCGCTACGAGTACGGGCGACGCATCATCGAGGGTGCCGAGCGTACCGGCGTCGAGTTCCACTACGACACGGTCGTGAAGGACGTCCACCAGCGCGGCGACGGCCGGGTGACCGGCGTCTCCGCCATCCGGAAGGGCGACCCCGTCACCTACGAGGGCGACGTCGTCGTCGACGGGGCGGGCGCGCTCTCGCTCCTCCAGGACAAGGCCGACTTCGGCCACGCGACGTTCGACACGAACGTCCGCTACTCGCAGTTCGCCTCGGCCTACCGCGAAATCGTCGAGGTCGACGAGCCCGTCGAGTGGCACGACGCCCTCGTGTTCAAGCCCACGAAACGCGCCGCCGGCTACCTCTGGTACTTCCCGCGGACGCCCACGGAGATCAACGTCGGCCTCGGCTTCCAGATGAACGAACAGCCGATGAAACTGGTCCAGGACCTCCGCGAGGACCTGCAGAACCGCCCGGAGTTCGAGAACGCGCGCGTCCTCGACAAACTCGGGGCGGCGCTGCCCACCCGTCGCACGTACGACTCGGCGGTCGCGCCGGGGTTCGTCGCCGTCGGTGACGCCGCCGCCCACGTCAACCCCACCACCGGCGGGGGCATCGCGGGGGCCGCCTACGCCGGGAAGTACGCCGGCGAGCAGGTCATCGAGGCGCTCGAGACCGGCGACCCGAGCGAGGAGACGCTCTGGCGGTACAACAGCCGCGTCATGGACCACTACGGCGGGCGCTACGCCGCCCTCGACGTCTACAACATCTTCTCGACGGCGTACGACCTCGACGACCTGATGGGCCTGCTCGCGGCGCTCCCGGGCGAGGAACTCTCCGAGGCGCTCTACTCCGGCACCGCCGGCGTCGGTCCCGGCCTCGCCGTCCGGACGCTCTGGAAGTCCCGCGGCCACTGGGACACCCTCGTCGACCTCTACCGGACGAAGCGCCTCGCCGACCGCCTCCTGCGCCACTACGAGCGCTACCCAGACAGCCCCGAGGGCTTCCCTCTCTGGCGGGTCAAGCGCGACCGCATCATGGACGACATCTACGCGACCATCGACGCCGAGGCGAAGTACTGA
- a CDS encoding 2Fe-2S iron-sulfur cluster-binding protein, which yields MTEYTVEFVGTGESITVSDKQTILSRCIEEGIAQEYSCRVGMCLACSAEILEGEVEQPVAVARGLTEEEAERYALTCMARPASDLRLDRGKYPPSIEDETADAASADD from the coding sequence ATGACCGAGTACACCGTCGAGTTCGTGGGGACCGGCGAGAGCATCACCGTCTCGGACAAGCAGACCATCCTCAGTCGCTGTATCGAGGAGGGCATCGCCCAGGAGTACTCCTGTCGCGTCGGGATGTGTCTGGCCTGCTCGGCGGAGATACTCGAGGGGGAGGTCGAACAGCCCGTCGCGGTGGCCCGCGGCCTCACCGAGGAGGAGGCGGAACGCTACGCGCTGACGTGCATGGCCCGGCCCGCCTCCGACCTCCGCCTCGACCGCGGGAAGTACCCGCCGAGCATCGAGGACGAGACGGCGGACGCCGCGAGCGCGGACGACTGA
- a CDS encoding NAD(P)/FAD-dependent oxidoreductase produces MSDIPEYQVAVVGGGPAGLTAALYATRLGHDTVVVNRGGGRAAMMLDTHNVIGVPESVSGNEFLQTATEQVRSYGADLHRDLVTDVERTDDGRFLVVGTDVELVADHVVLATGFSDVRPDPPLPRTGRGLHWCLHCDAYMFVDEPVFVMGTGESAAQVAMIMLNFTPEVDLLTRGAEPEWSDETDERLRAHPVDVVEEDVTGMEKGEDGWLEAFEFEDGTRREYKGGFPMYGSDYNNGLAESLGCDLNDDGTVAVDDHGRTSVDGVFAVGDLTPGHNQIPVAMGEGAKAGIALHYSLRQFPRSLDEIRDAGPVSAEEVPGVSERLREHARKHHEGAVDAPTAADD; encoded by the coding sequence ATGTCAGACATCCCGGAGTACCAGGTGGCAGTCGTCGGCGGGGGCCCCGCCGGCCTCACCGCCGCGCTGTACGCGACCCGACTCGGTCACGACACCGTCGTCGTCAACCGCGGCGGCGGCCGCGCCGCGATGATGCTCGACACGCACAACGTCATCGGCGTCCCCGAGTCCGTCTCCGGCAACGAGTTCCTCCAGACGGCGACCGAGCAGGTCCGGTCCTACGGCGCCGACCTGCACCGCGACCTCGTCACCGACGTCGAGCGCACGGACGACGGCCGCTTCCTCGTCGTCGGCACCGACGTCGAACTCGTCGCCGACCACGTCGTCCTCGCCACGGGCTTCTCGGACGTGCGTCCGGACCCGCCGCTCCCCCGGACGGGCCGCGGCCTGCACTGGTGTCTCCACTGCGACGCCTACATGTTCGTCGACGAACCCGTCTTCGTGATGGGTACCGGCGAGAGCGCCGCCCAGGTCGCCATGATCATGCTCAACTTCACGCCCGAGGTGGACCTCCTCACCCGCGGGGCGGAACCGGAGTGGAGCGACGAGACCGACGAGCGCCTGCGCGCCCACCCCGTCGACGTCGTCGAGGAAGACGTCACGGGCATGGAGAAGGGCGAGGACGGCTGGCTCGAAGCCTTCGAGTTCGAGGACGGCACCCGCCGGGAGTACAAGGGCGGCTTCCCGATGTACGGCTCGGACTACAACAACGGCCTCGCCGAGTCGCTCGGCTGTGACCTGAACGACGACGGTACCGTCGCCGTCGACGACCACGGCCGCACCAGCGTCGACGGCGTCTTCGCCGTCGGCGACCTCACGCCCGGCCACAACCAGATTCCCGTCGCCATGGGCGAGGGGGCGAAAGCCGGCATCGCGCTCCACTACTCGCTGCGACAGTTCCCCCGCTCGCTCGACGAGATTCGCGACGCGGGCCCCGTCTCGGCCGAGGAGGTCCCCGGCGTCTCCGAGCGCCTGCGCGAACACGCCCGCAAGCACCACGAGGGCGCCGTCGACGCACCGACGGCGGCCGACGACTGA
- a CDS encoding glutaredoxin family protein — MTFDPNPELSEAEVSERVDTAIAENDVVLFMKGTPLMPQCGYSRRAVGLIRQHREDVATVDVLEALDAYRAALKEHSGWETIPQTYVEGEFVGGSDVLAELDERGELEATLSGK, encoded by the coding sequence ATGACGTTCGACCCCAACCCCGAACTGAGCGAGGCGGAAGTGAGCGAGCGCGTCGACACGGCCATCGCCGAGAACGACGTCGTCCTGTTCATGAAGGGGACGCCGCTGATGCCCCAGTGTGGCTACTCGCGGCGGGCCGTCGGCCTCATCCGCCAGCACCGTGAGGACGTCGCCACCGTGGACGTGCTGGAGGCGCTCGACGCCTACCGCGCCGCGCTGAAGGAGCACAGCGGCTGGGAGACCATCCCCCAGACGTACGTCGAGGGGGAGTTCGTCGGCGGGAGCGACGTCCTCGCGGAACTCGACGAACGGGGGGAACTCGAGGCGACGCTGTCCGGGAAATAG
- a CDS encoding DUF7110 family protein: MTSHVYTLHSTLELPLEDVYDYFEDATLPVEIADVEITRRNNTLIVSAVSAENNISKYTPTAQLKASVTENRVYLDEEEDEESGPFGGGPSGAPQWAAFGQQQEEEMERPSELVEYACFKGDRETVLQNTALQYPMFEVLCDLATECEKGTLTAITARDGELRATRIVDGEERAATLKVVEDPREAPNGNGINWRDNKFIS, encoded by the coding sequence ATGACCAGCCACGTATACACTCTTCACTCGACCCTCGAACTGCCACTCGAAGACGTCTATGATTACTTCGAGGATGCCACCCTCCCCGTCGAAATCGCGGACGTAGAGATAACGCGCCGAAACAACACGCTCATCGTGAGTGCCGTCTCGGCCGAGAACAACATCAGCAAGTACACCCCGACGGCGCAGTTGAAAGCGAGCGTCACCGAGAACCGTGTCTACCTCGACGAGGAGGAAGACGAGGAGAGCGGTCCGTTCGGCGGCGGCCCGTCGGGAGCACCACAGTGGGCCGCCTTCGGCCAGCAGCAGGAAGAGGAGATGGAACGACCCTCGGAGCTCGTGGAGTACGCCTGCTTCAAGGGGGACCGAGAGACCGTCCTGCAGAACACCGCCCTCCAGTACCCGATGTTCGAGGTCCTCTGTGACCTCGCCACCGAGTGCGAGAAGGGAACGCTCACCGCCATCACCGCCCGCGACGGCGAACTGCGCGCGACGCGCATCGTCGACGGGGAAGAGCGCGCCGCGACGCTGAAGGTCGTCGAGGACCCGCGCGAGGCCCCCAACGGGAACGGTATCAACTGGCGCGACAACAAGTTCATCAGCTAA
- a CDS encoding phosphoadenosine phosphosulfate reductase family protein: MADFPEYLDVDYADGEGESPEDYPELEDKIEKAIEVTKVGLEEYENPAIMWTGGKDSTLTLYFVKEVAEQYDIELPPTIFIDHFQHFDELIDFVEHWADEWDLEVVFARNEDVGEYVDENGLTPGDDIPVDELNDQNQHHVRNMLEYDEETFPFLLDTYVGNHLLKTVALNNALEEYDVDGIFSGIRWDEQDARAEETFFSPRHDPEIYPPHDRIQPILQFEERAVWDAFWNFVVPESVEDYPAGYVPESYDDLPNDLSHEDIPVSPKYFAGFRSLGSEVSTDKSAEEPAWLQDLEGTTERAGRAQDKEDLMARLRDLGYM; encoded by the coding sequence ATGGCAGACTTCCCGGAGTACCTCGACGTGGACTACGCGGACGGCGAGGGCGAGTCCCCCGAGGACTACCCCGAACTGGAAGACAAGATAGAGAAGGCCATCGAGGTCACGAAGGTCGGCCTCGAGGAGTACGAGAACCCCGCCATCATGTGGACCGGTGGGAAGGACTCGACGCTCACGCTCTACTTCGTGAAGGAGGTCGCGGAGCAGTACGACATCGAACTGCCGCCGACCATCTTCATCGACCACTTCCAGCACTTCGACGAACTCATCGACTTCGTCGAGCACTGGGCCGACGAGTGGGACCTGGAGGTCGTCTTCGCGCGCAACGAGGACGTCGGCGAGTACGTCGACGAGAACGGCCTCACCCCGGGCGACGACATCCCCGTCGACGAACTCAACGACCAGAACCAGCACCACGTGCGGAACATGCTCGAGTACGACGAGGAGACGTTCCCGTTCCTGCTCGACACCTACGTGGGGAACCACCTCCTCAAGACCGTCGCGCTGAACAACGCGCTCGAGGAGTACGACGTCGACGGCATCTTCTCGGGCATCCGCTGGGACGAGCAGGACGCCCGCGCCGAAGAGACGTTCTTCAGCCCGCGTCACGACCCCGAGATCTACCCGCCCCACGACCGCATCCAGCCCATCCTCCAGTTCGAGGAGCGCGCCGTCTGGGACGCCTTCTGGAACTTCGTCGTCCCCGAGTCGGTCGAGGACTACCCCGCCGGGTACGTCCCCGAGAGCTACGACGACCTGCCGAACGACCTCAGCCACGAGGACATCCCGGTCTCGCCGAAGTACTTCGCCGGCTTCCGTTCGCTGGGCAGCGAGGTCTCGACGGACAAGAGCGCCGAGGAACCCGCCTGGCTGCAGGACCTCGAAGGCACGACCGAGCGCGCGGGCCGCGCCCAGGACAAGGAGGACCTGATGGCGCGCCTGCGCGACCTCGGTTACATGTAG
- a CDS encoding alpha/beta hydrolase, whose product MEAPEIHPQARAVLDRQERLRLYPLRKHGVRRLRLLMRVTDWFQNRNPPAVGATEDRTVPGPAGSLPVRIYRPDGTGPFPTVVFFHGGGFVFGGLESHDLLCRHLVRESGCVVVAVDYRLAPEHPFPAAVEDAYAATEWAAAHPGALDSTGQLAVVGDSAGGALAAVVSLMAAERDGPAVDYQVLVYPGVGLDEDHPSAQAHTGIVLHEEDLEWFRECYYGSDVHLRNPYADPINAGDLGGVAPATVVTAGFDPLRDGGKAYAERLVADGVAVRYENYEDMIHGFATNLGADGIDRAHEAVAHIADDLRDAFDSP is encoded by the coding sequence GTGGAAGCCCCCGAGATTCACCCGCAGGCGAGAGCCGTCCTCGACCGACAGGAACGGCTCCGGTTGTACCCCCTCCGAAAGCACGGCGTCCGACGTCTCCGACTGCTGATGCGCGTGACCGACTGGTTTCAGAACCGGAACCCCCCGGCCGTCGGGGCGACAGAGGACCGGACGGTTCCCGGTCCCGCGGGGTCCCTCCCGGTGCGGATCTACCGCCCCGACGGGACGGGACCGTTTCCGACGGTCGTCTTCTTCCACGGCGGCGGGTTCGTCTTCGGTGGCCTCGAGAGCCACGACCTGCTCTGTCGACACCTCGTTCGCGAGAGCGGCTGCGTCGTCGTGGCGGTCGACTACCGCCTCGCGCCCGAGCACCCCTTCCCGGCGGCCGTCGAGGACGCCTACGCGGCGACCGAGTGGGCCGCCGCGCACCCCGGCGCCCTCGACTCGACCGGCCAGTTGGCGGTCGTCGGCGACAGCGCGGGCGGCGCGCTCGCGGCCGTCGTCTCGCTGATGGCCGCGGAGCGTGACGGCCCCGCCGTCGACTATCAGGTGCTCGTCTACCCCGGCGTCGGCCTCGACGAGGACCACCCGTCGGCGCAGGCGCACACGGGTATCGTCCTCCACGAGGAGGACCTCGAGTGGTTCCGCGAGTGCTACTACGGCAGCGACGTCCACCTGCGCAACCCCTACGCCGACCCCATCAACGCGGGGGACCTCGGCGGGGTGGCTCCCGCGACGGTCGTCACGGCGGGGTTCGACCCGTTACGTGACGGCGGGAAGGCGTACGCCGAGCGACTGGTCGCCGACGGCGTCGCGGTCCGCTACGAGAACTACGAGGACATGATTCACGGCTTCGCGACGAACCTCGGCGCCGACGGTATCGACCGCGCCCACGAGGCGGTCGCGCACATCGCGGACGACCTGCGCGACGCGTTCGACTCGCCGTAG